In one Leptolyngbya sp. BL0902 genomic region, the following are encoded:
- a CDS encoding sulfate ABC transporter substrate-binding protein codes for MINRLFYLQKRRAFLGWTGLGLASALLVSCATPSSDQAAQSSGGDGTGDLPPVEITLSSYAVAKSVFDQIIPAFQEHWKEQTGQTVTFKESYGPSGQQSRAIIEGFEADVLAQNLETNITVLVDAGLVSEDWATRLPNNAAPASTVMALVVRPDNPKNIQNWSDLSRDGIEIVAINPKTSGNARWGVLGGFGSVLKDEGEGAAQTYLDSLVQNIRVLESGGREATDAFVNQGIGDVMVNFENEILFTNQAQGSDTPYVVPPTNVAVDFPVTVVDAVVDARGTRDVAEAFVEFLFTPLAQEIYAKAGYRPIDPDVLAAHADQYQSVETIYTPADFGGWQEINRLLFADGGLFDQAQAKVRR; via the coding sequence ATGATTAACCGATTGTTCTACCTGCAAAAACGGCGCGCTTTTTTAGGCTGGACTGGACTAGGTTTGGCGAGTGCCCTGTTGGTGAGCTGCGCAACCCCTAGCTCTGATCAGGCGGCTCAATCCAGCGGTGGCGATGGAACAGGCGACCTCCCCCCCGTGGAGATCACCCTGTCTTCCTACGCCGTGGCAAAGTCTGTCTTTGACCAGATCATCCCTGCCTTTCAGGAGCACTGGAAGGAGCAAACAGGACAAACGGTTACGTTCAAGGAATCCTATGGGCCGTCGGGGCAGCAGTCGCGGGCCATCATTGAAGGGTTTGAGGCGGATGTGCTGGCCCAAAACCTAGAGACCAACATTACCGTTCTGGTTGATGCGGGCCTGGTGTCAGAGGATTGGGCTACGCGCCTGCCCAACAATGCCGCGCCTGCCTCCACCGTCATGGCCCTGGTGGTGCGCCCCGATAATCCCAAAAACATTCAGAACTGGAGCGACCTCAGCCGCGATGGAATTGAGATCGTAGCCATCAACCCCAAAACCTCAGGCAATGCCCGCTGGGGCGTCTTGGGAGGCTTTGGTTCTGTCCTCAAGGACGAGGGTGAGGGAGCCGCCCAGACTTACCTAGATAGTCTGGTGCAAAATATTCGGGTGCTAGAAAGCGGCGGTCGGGAGGCCACCGATGCCTTTGTGAATCAGGGCATTGGCGATGTGATGGTGAACTTTGAAAACGAGATTCTGTTTACCAACCAAGCTCAGGGAAGCGATACGCCCTACGTGGTGCCCCCTACGAACGTGGCGGTCGATTTTCCGGTCACGGTGGTGGATGCGGTGGTGGATGCGCGGGGCACTCGCGACGTGGCCGAAGCCTTTGTTGAGTTCCTATTTACGCCCCTGGCCCAGGAAATCTACGCCAAGGCAGGCTATCGCCCCATCGACCCCGATGTTTTGGCCGCCCATGCCGACCAATATCAGTCCGTAGAGACCATTTACACCCCCGCCGACTTTGGCGGTTGGCAGGAAATCAATCGCCTGCTGTTTGCTGATGGTGGCCTGTTTGACCAAGCTCAAGCTAAGGTTCGGCGGTAA
- a CDS encoding sulfate/molybdate ABC transporter ATP-binding protein, with protein sequence MGIRVDNVTKRFGEFQALEPINLDIKSGSLVALLGPSGSGKSTLLRVIAGLETPDTGRIYISAQDATHQSVQERQIGFVFQHYALFKHLTVRKNIAFALELQKWPKDRIKNRVDTLLDLVQLSHLGDRYPAQLSGGQRQRVALARSLAIEPQVLLLDEPFGALDAKVRKDLRDWLRRLHDEVHVTTVFVTHDQEEAMEIADEIVVMSNGRIEQVGTPEDIYENPATPFVMSFIGAVNVLSPDDTWKAHHRDVPHHASQVFLRPHDIDIFEAPAEGTLPAKINAIIHLGWTIRLELTLDNGQEITAHINREQYKELEIQQGQTVYLRAKLIRSFAEAPSYSPSVA encoded by the coding sequence GTGGGCATTCGAGTTGACAACGTAACGAAGCGCTTTGGCGAATTTCAGGCCCTAGAGCCGATCAATCTAGACATTAAGAGCGGTTCGCTAGTGGCGCTGCTGGGGCCTTCGGGGTCGGGTAAGTCCACCCTATTGCGGGTGATTGCGGGCCTAGAAACCCCCGATACGGGACGCATCTACATCTCCGCCCAAGATGCCACCCATCAGTCGGTGCAGGAGCGGCAGATTGGCTTCGTCTTCCAGCACTACGCCCTGTTCAAGCATCTGACGGTGCGCAAAAACATTGCCTTTGCCCTCGAATTACAAAAGTGGCCCAAGGATCGCATCAAAAACCGCGTCGATACGCTGCTGGATCTGGTGCAACTCAGCCATCTGGGCGACCGCTATCCCGCCCAACTCTCCGGGGGGCAGCGCCAGCGGGTGGCCTTGGCCCGATCCCTCGCCATTGAACCCCAGGTCTTGTTGCTGGACGAACCCTTTGGAGCCTTGGATGCCAAGGTGCGGAAGGATTTGCGCGATTGGTTGCGCCGCCTCCATGATGAGGTGCACGTCACCACGGTGTTTGTCACCCACGACCAGGAAGAGGCGATGGAAATTGCCGACGAAATTGTCGTGATGAGCAACGGCAGAATTGAGCAGGTGGGCACCCCGGAAGACATCTACGAAAACCCCGCTACGCCTTTTGTGATGAGCTTTATCGGGGCCGTCAACGTCCTCTCCCCCGACGACACCTGGAAAGCGCACCACCGCGATGTGCCCCACCACGCCAGTCAGGTCTTCCTAAGGCCCCACGATATCGATATTTTTGAGGCTCCAGCGGAGGGTACCCTGCCCGCCAAAATCAATGCCATCATTCACCTGGGTTGGACGATTCGCCTAGAACTCACCCTCGACAACGGCCAAGAAATTACCGCCCACATCAACCGCGAGCAGTACAAAGAACTTGAGATTCAGCAGGGCCAAACCGTTTATCTTCGCGCTAAGCTGATCCGCAGCTTTGCGGAGGCCCCCAGCTATTCGCCCTCCGTAGCCTAG
- the lgt gene encoding prolipoprotein diacylglyceryl transferase, with amino-acid sequence MGQLASPGPVAFEIGPISFRWYGLLITTALVIGIALAQRLAQGRGVDPEKIDELAIWLVLGALPGARLYYVAFEWERYADRPLSALAIWQGGIAIHGAMLGGALAAVLFARRHKLAFWQLADIVAPALALGQAIGRWGNFFNSEAFGRPTDLPWKLYIPLAQRPPGLVDVAYYHPTFLYESLWNLGVFALVLGLFVAGLRHPGRLKVGTIFLVYFAAYSLGRLWIEGLRLDSLMVGPLKMAQVVSLGGIVLGVAGLVWLYGLDRRLPGSRP; translated from the coding sequence ATGGGGCAACTTGCGTCTCCGGGGCCTGTGGCCTTTGAGATCGGGCCTATCTCCTTTCGCTGGTATGGCCTGCTGATTACCACCGCCCTGGTGATTGGCATTGCCTTGGCCCAGCGCTTGGCCCAAGGGCGGGGGGTAGACCCCGAAAAAATTGACGAACTGGCGATCTGGCTGGTGCTGGGGGCGCTACCTGGCGCACGGCTTTACTACGTCGCCTTCGAGTGGGAGCGCTATGCCGACCGTCCCCTCAGTGCCTTGGCCATTTGGCAGGGGGGCATTGCCATCCACGGGGCGATGTTGGGCGGTGCGCTGGCGGCCGTTCTGTTTGCCCGCCGCCACAAGCTAGCCTTCTGGCAACTGGCCGATATTGTGGCTCCGGCCTTGGCCCTGGGGCAAGCCATTGGCCGCTGGGGCAACTTCTTCAACTCCGAAGCCTTTGGTCGTCCTACGGATCTGCCCTGGAAACTCTACATTCCTCTGGCCCAGCGTCCTCCCGGTCTGGTGGATGTGGCCTACTACCACCCCACCTTTCTCTACGAATCGCTGTGGAACCTGGGGGTGTTTGCCCTGGTGCTGGGATTGTTTGTGGCGGGGCTGCGCCATCCCGGACGGCTGAAGGTGGGCACTATTTTTCTGGTCTACTTTGCGGCCTATAGCCTAGGTCGCCTGTGGATTGAGGGCCTGCGCCTCGATAGCCTCATGGTTGGGCCGTTAAAGATGGCCCAGGTCGTCAGTCTGGGCGGCATTGTCCTTGGTGTGGCGGGTTTGGTGTGGCTCTACGGGCTGGATCGGCGATTGCCGGGAAGTCGGCCCTAG
- a CDS encoding cation:proton antiporter, with amino-acid sequence MLESMLWILLMGFFGGQIARRLKAPALVGMVLVGIVLGPQVGNVISPGVLDAADSLRTMAVMVILMKAGLGLDREKLAQQGSVALRLGFLPAACEALAIALTAMVLFQFDFVTGLLLGCVLGAESPAVIVPAMLRLKSLGWGVNKGIPDAILTGSALSDVLLLLGFSLLLAFLGQGAATGLTLGGITLSPVQLLPLQMMAQIGFGVLLGWLTARLLVVLLVRQNWTQNAVQDALVAAGFALLLVVVAEDLPIFSGYLAVMVTGFFLIEQDAPLARRLRGGFDSLWAVAQIILFVLLGASIDLSVLGDMLWVGLVVLAVGTLVGRSLGWYLSTVGSNWTWKERLFLLPGNSAKATVQAAIGAIPLAQGIEGGEIILALSALSILVTAPLGAWAIPTFAPSLLDRGEVDPTKVTVAQQVVLLAAVDTSPLAQKVLTKAAELARRSDGEILVLHVDQGDDPRAVEHLQVLARQRLADIRYRFLTVPGPVPAAIVDTAQTYGIAEIVMGKRGHRPLGEVLVGSVSQAVLETSLLPVVVVEDDPGE; translated from the coding sequence ATGTTAGAAAGCATGCTTTGGATTTTGCTGATGGGCTTTTTCGGCGGGCAGATCGCTCGACGGCTGAAGGCTCCGGCTTTGGTGGGTATGGTGCTGGTGGGCATTGTGCTTGGCCCCCAGGTGGGCAATGTCATCAGCCCTGGGGTGTTAGACGCAGCGGATAGCCTACGCACCATGGCCGTCATGGTGATTTTGATGAAGGCGGGTCTGGGGCTAGATCGCGAAAAGCTGGCCCAACAGGGGTCGGTGGCGTTGCGGCTGGGGTTTTTGCCTGCGGCCTGCGAGGCCCTGGCCATTGCCTTGACTGCCATGGTGCTGTTTCAGTTTGACTTTGTGACTGGGCTGCTGCTGGGCTGTGTGCTGGGGGCCGAATCTCCGGCGGTGATTGTACCTGCTATGCTGCGACTCAAAAGCCTGGGTTGGGGGGTGAACAAGGGCATTCCCGATGCCATTTTAACGGGCAGTGCCCTGTCGGATGTACTGCTGCTGCTAGGGTTTAGCCTGCTGCTAGCGTTTTTAGGCCAGGGCGCAGCAACGGGGTTGACCCTGGGCGGCATTACCCTCAGCCCGGTGCAGCTCTTACCGCTTCAAATGATGGCCCAGATCGGCTTTGGGGTGCTGCTAGGGTGGTTGACGGCGCGGCTGCTGGTGGTGCTCCTGGTGCGGCAGAACTGGACGCAAAACGCGGTGCAAGATGCCCTGGTGGCGGCGGGTTTTGCCCTGTTGCTGGTGGTGGTCGCTGAGGACTTGCCGATCTTTTCTGGCTATTTGGCGGTGATGGTGACGGGCTTTTTTCTGATTGAGCAGGATGCTCCCTTGGCGCGACGGCTGCGGGGTGGCTTTGACAGCCTGTGGGCGGTGGCCCAAATCATTCTGTTTGTGCTGCTGGGGGCCAGTATTGACCTAAGCGTGCTGGGGGATATGCTGTGGGTGGGGCTGGTGGTGCTGGCGGTGGGCACTCTGGTGGGGCGTTCCCTGGGCTGGTATCTGTCTACGGTGGGCAGCAACTGGACATGGAAAGAGCGGCTGTTTTTGCTGCCCGGTAATTCGGCCAAGGCCACAGTCCAGGCGGCCATCGGAGCCATTCCCTTGGCCCAAGGTATTGAGGGCGGCGAAATTATTTTGGCCCTATCGGCGCTGTCGATTTTGGTGACGGCCCCCCTTGGAGCCTGGGCCATTCCCACCTTTGCGCCCAGCCTGCTGGATCGGGGTGAGGTCGACCCCACCAAAGTTACGGTGGCTCAACAGGTGGTGCTGCTGGCCGCCGTGGATACCTCACCGTTGGCGCAGAAGGTGCTCACCAAAGCCGCCGAACTGGCCCGCCGCAGCGATGGCGAAATTCTGGTGCTGCACGTCGATCAAGGGGATGATCCCAGGGCCGTAGAACACCTGCAAGTGCTGGCAAGACAACGACTGGCCGATATTCGTTACCGCTTTTTAACCGTCCCTGGCCCGGTGCCCGCCGCCATTGTAGACACCGCCCAGACCTATGGCATCGCCGAGATTGTCATGGGTAAGCGCGGCCATCGTCCCCTAGGGGAGGTGCTGGTGGGCTCGGTTTCGCAGGCGGTGCTCGAAACCAGCCTGCTGCCCGTGGTGGTAGTAGAAGACGACCCAGGTGAGTAA
- a CDS encoding cyclic nucleotide-binding domain-containing protein yields the protein MFAQWPERHMHWIRWVLTVGWLLIIASLFYDPWTSALTVPDHPWSPLRLSETCVQVQGECLSEQPYPLGTTLFWGAIVPSAIFILLVFGHELWRRICPLSFLSQIPRALGWQRQFKRENKKTGKVRYELAKVNSNSWLGRNYPYVQFGWLFIGLCGRILFFNADRLVLAGWLLFTVAAAIAVGYWYGGKSWCQYFCPMAPVQSIYSEPGGLLGSKAHMSEQSITQSMCRTVLPEGKEQSACVACQNPCIDIDSERTYWNSLNKPETSFLRYGYVGLVIGYFVYYYLYAGNWNYYFSGAWVRQTDQLASLLSPGLYLFGQTINIPKLVAVPLVLGSCTVISYWGGRWIEKRAKAHSRKQHLDLSVESIRHRIFTLCTFGIFNFFFIFAGRPLVQLLPVAVQYLYDLGLVALSTLWLYQTWRRSPDLYSRENLANRFRKQLEKLQLNVAQFLEGRSLNDLNTHEVYVLAKVLPGFTREKRHQAYKGVVREALEEGYVNYASSLEVLQQMRQELGITDDEHRIVLEELGIEDPQLLNPDHKRSLENQIRLNGYRKSLERLMLLQQKQIDDATFEQDDFQDSDTIRSLRREYSITPQEEEWILSGFSTNASSAKKADFLLTQLLELISCYRALNQPIIQEHQAVLTLLRENILHKKELIVRSLLGILVILQSDQTALDLAQSLQQASPTILGEILDQENWGTQLPPTILQCLTEPGETPVSCSLESPSETILTHLESLLQDQNPMIQAAALYIIGQLNLEHGQDIARNQGHQFKSPLVQEAKNQLLSLSLSSPSKLLLTQFPTLEKLVYLFNSDFFHRMQSETLIALAGQAEVRAYQQGDIITEAGDTCRELLLLIEGDANIHYQTKSGVRVEQFHPGQTLDELEVLAHSTSENTIVADSDSTRILAIPVDAFDDWLDHDPDFSRRVLELESRQLQRFMQSVQPVGI from the coding sequence ATGTTTGCACAATGGCCAGAGCGGCACATGCATTGGATCCGCTGGGTGCTGACCGTAGGGTGGCTCCTCATCATTGCTTCCCTATTTTATGATCCTTGGACATCGGCCCTGACCGTCCCCGATCACCCCTGGAGCCCCTTGCGACTGTCGGAGACCTGTGTGCAAGTGCAGGGGGAATGCTTATCAGAGCAACCCTATCCCCTAGGAACAACCCTCTTCTGGGGAGCGATTGTGCCATCGGCCATCTTTATCTTGCTGGTGTTTGGCCATGAGCTATGGCGGCGTATTTGCCCCCTCTCATTTCTATCCCAAATTCCTAGGGCACTAGGATGGCAGCGACAATTTAAGCGAGAAAATAAAAAGACGGGCAAAGTGCGCTATGAATTAGCTAAAGTTAACTCGAATTCATGGTTAGGCCGCAACTATCCCTATGTGCAGTTTGGCTGGTTATTTATCGGATTATGTGGGCGAATTTTATTTTTTAATGCAGATCGTCTGGTCTTAGCAGGCTGGCTATTATTCACCGTAGCTGCGGCGATAGCCGTGGGCTATTGGTATGGTGGCAAGTCCTGGTGTCAGTACTTTTGCCCCATGGCTCCAGTGCAGAGTATCTACAGCGAACCGGGGGGGCTATTGGGTAGCAAAGCCCACATGAGCGAGCAATCCATTACCCAATCCATGTGTCGCACCGTACTACCAGAAGGTAAAGAACAGAGTGCTTGTGTAGCCTGTCAAAATCCCTGTATCGATATTGATTCAGAGCGCACCTATTGGAACAGCCTCAACAAACCCGAAACCTCATTTCTGCGCTACGGCTATGTTGGCTTAGTGATTGGCTATTTTGTCTATTACTATCTCTATGCAGGCAACTGGAACTATTACTTCTCCGGAGCATGGGTGCGGCAAACTGATCAACTGGCTTCATTGCTAAGTCCTGGGCTTTATCTATTTGGGCAAACTATTAACATTCCAAAATTAGTGGCGGTTCCGTTGGTTCTAGGTAGCTGCACAGTCATCAGCTATTGGGGAGGACGATGGATTGAAAAACGCGCTAAAGCCCATAGCCGAAAACAACATCTTGATCTATCGGTCGAAAGCATTCGCCATCGCATTTTTACGCTCTGTACCTTTGGCATTTTCAACTTCTTCTTTATCTTTGCAGGACGCCCCCTAGTCCAGCTTCTCCCGGTGGCGGTGCAGTATCTCTATGACCTAGGTTTAGTGGCGCTGAGTACCCTCTGGCTCTATCAAACCTGGCGGCGGAGTCCGGATCTTTATTCCCGTGAAAACCTCGCCAACCGTTTTCGCAAGCAGCTAGAGAAATTGCAGTTGAACGTAGCCCAGTTTTTGGAAGGTCGCTCCCTCAACGATCTCAACACCCATGAGGTGTATGTGTTAGCGAAGGTACTGCCCGGTTTTACCCGCGAGAAGCGCCATCAAGCCTACAAAGGCGTGGTGCGAGAAGCCCTAGAGGAAGGCTATGTAAACTACGCCAGCAGTCTAGAGGTATTACAGCAAATGCGCCAGGAGCTCGGCATCACCGATGACGAACACCGCATTGTGCTAGAGGAATTGGGCATTGAAGACCCACAGTTGCTCAATCCCGATCACAAACGCAGCCTAGAAAATCAGATTCGCTTGAATGGTTATCGTAAATCTCTAGAGCGACTCATGCTGCTGCAACAGAAGCAAATTGATGATGCAACCTTTGAGCAAGACGATTTTCAAGACTCAGACACCATTCGTTCCCTGCGTCGAGAATACTCTATTACCCCCCAGGAAGAAGAGTGGATTCTGAGCGGATTTTCGACTAATGCCAGTAGCGCCAAAAAAGCAGATTTTTTGCTCACACAACTCCTTGAACTCATTAGCTGCTATCGCGCTCTTAACCAACCCATCATCCAGGAGCATCAGGCCGTACTCACCCTGCTGCGAGAAAATATCCTGCACAAGAAAGAACTCATCGTTCGATCCCTTCTAGGCATCTTAGTCATTCTCCAGTCTGATCAGACAGCCCTAGACCTAGCCCAGTCGTTACAACAAGCCTCACCCACTATTTTAGGCGAGATTTTGGATCAGGAAAATTGGGGTACCCAACTGCCGCCCACCATCCTGCAATGCTTGACTGAGCCTGGGGAAACACCTGTTTCCTGTTCACTAGAATCTCCCTCAGAAACCATTCTGACTCATCTAGAATCATTACTTCAAGATCAAAACCCTATGATTCAGGCGGCGGCGCTTTATATCATAGGGCAGTTGAATTTAGAACACGGCCAAGACATCGCCCGAAACCAAGGGCACCAGTTTAAGTCTCCCCTTGTTCAGGAAGCTAAAAATCAGCTACTGTCCTTGTCTTTGTCATCCCCCAGTAAACTGCTTCTGACCCAGTTTCCAACTCTAGAAAAGCTAGTTTATTTGTTCAATAGTGATTTCTTCCACCGAATGCAGAGCGAGACGCTAATTGCTCTAGCAGGTCAAGCAGAGGTAAGAGCTTACCAGCAAGGAGACATCATCACCGAGGCTGGAGATACCTGTCGAGAGTTGTTGCTGTTGATCGAAGGGGATGCCAACATTCACTATCAAACTAAATCGGGGGTGCGAGTAGAACAGTTTCATCCTGGCCAAACCCTTGACGAACTAGAGGTTTTAGCCCACAGCACCTCAGAAAATACGATTGTTGCAGACAGTGACAGCACCCGCATTCTGGCGATTCCTGTCGATGCCTTTGATGATTGGCTCGACCATGATCCTGATTTTTCCCGCCGAGTTTTAGAGCTTGAAAGTCGGCAACTTCAGCGATTTATGCAATCTGTTCAACCCGTTGGAATCTAA
- a CDS encoding relaxase/mobilization nuclease domain-containing protein, producing the protein MRAATASDYLDKMGYTHLPYVVVRHTDTDHDHVHIVAGRFDLDKGKRVPGDWDHYKAEAAARELEVEYGLPLTVSSWYKERKPPTVGMIRHERDTGQPAVKPELQDLIDDVSNQVDSLNEFVDRLEEAGVELHVKPIGETTIGLTYHFKGLYFSASQLGRAYTLNGLRTFRGIASPQDSAAVMDWWEGRQRGQESESTEPELAQVQNEEHGQPESELEPEFPTPAQPASQNQEPTGVDPALKELEVQQRQAQEDEDQKRKAQQRRQRSRQMEL; encoded by the coding sequence TTGCGAGCCGCTACAGCTAGCGACTACCTCGACAAAATGGGCTACACCCATCTGCCCTATGTCGTCGTGCGCCACACCGACACCGACCATGACCATGTTCATATCGTGGCGGGTCGCTTTGACCTCGATAAAGGTAAGCGAGTACCCGGAGATTGGGATCACTATAAAGCCGAAGCGGCGGCCCGAGAACTGGAAGTTGAGTATGGCCTGCCCCTGACCGTCTCAAGCTGGTACAAAGAACGAAAACCGCCCACCGTTGGCATGATTCGCCATGAACGAGACACGGGCCAGCCCGCCGTTAAGCCTGAGCTTCAGGATTTGATTGATGATGTTTCAAACCAGGTCGATAGCCTTAACGAGTTTGTGGATCGTCTAGAAGAAGCTGGGGTCGAGCTACATGTGAAGCCGATAGGTGAAACCACCATAGGCTTGACCTATCACTTCAAGGGACTCTATTTCAGCGCATCTCAACTCGGTCGTGCCTACACCCTGAATGGTCTTCGCACATTTCGAGGCATTGCGTCACCCCAGGACAGCGCCGCCGTGATGGACTGGTGGGAGGGACGGCAGCGGGGTCAGGAATCAGAGTCCACTGAGCCAGAGCTAGCCCAGGTTCAGAATGAGGAGCATGGTCAACCTGAATCCGAACTCGAACCTGAATTCCCAACCCCAGCCCAGCCCGCGAGCCAAAACCAGGAACCGACAGGCGTTGACCCAGCTCTGAAAGAGCTTGAGGTGCAGCAGCGTCAGGCCCAGGAAGACGAAGACCAGAAACGGAAGGCGCAGCAGCGACGGCAGCGTAGTCGTCAGATGGAGCTATGA
- a CDS encoding CobW family GTP-binding protein has translation MPVTIITGFLGSGKTTLLNHILTNNQNLKVAVLVNEFGDIDIDSQLLVSVDQDMVQLSNGCICCTINDGLVEAVYNVLERADNIDYLVIETTGVADPLPILLTFLGTELRDLTRLDSVITLVDASAFAPDLFDSEAAFKQITYGDMILLNKTDLVANATVEKLEAQIHSLKEGARIIRCQKAAVPLPLILDVGFNDPMAYDAMIPLESADPQNHRPGHNHGHDHSHGHQSHHGHDHNHGHHHHSHHLENDGFMSVSYRSDSPFALRQFEQFLETLPSDVFRAKGLLWFQESPNKHIFQLSGKRCTLDVEPWHSAVPGNQIVFIGRHLDADDLRQQLAVCQAKPISG, from the coding sequence ATGCCTGTTACTATTATTACGGGCTTTCTGGGGAGCGGTAAAACAACGCTACTGAACCACATTCTGACCAATAACCAAAATCTCAAGGTGGCGGTTTTAGTTAATGAATTTGGCGATATTGACATTGACAGTCAGCTTCTTGTCTCCGTGGATCAAGACATGGTGCAACTCAGCAATGGCTGTATTTGCTGCACCATCAATGATGGCCTAGTCGAGGCCGTTTATAATGTGCTAGAACGGGCCGACAATATCGATTACCTCGTCATTGAAACTACGGGTGTAGCCGATCCGCTGCCCATTTTGCTGACCTTTTTGGGCACGGAACTGCGGGATCTCACCCGGCTAGACTCGGTAATTACCCTAGTAGATGCCTCAGCCTTTGCCCCCGATTTATTTGATAGCGAAGCCGCGTTCAAGCAGATTACCTATGGCGATATGATTTTGCTGAATAAAACCGATTTAGTGGCCAATGCCACGGTGGAGAAGCTAGAGGCCCAAATTCACAGTCTAAAGGAGGGGGCCCGCATCATTCGCTGCCAGAAGGCGGCTGTGCCCCTGCCGCTGATTTTGGATGTGGGCTTCAATGACCCGATGGCCTACGATGCCATGATTCCCCTGGAGTCGGCGGATCCCCAGAATCATCGTCCAGGCCATAACCACGGTCACGATCACAGCCACGGCCATCAGAGTCATCACGGTCACGATCACAACCACGGCCACCATCACCACTCCCACCACCTGGAAAACGATGGCTTTATGTCCGTGTCGTATCGCAGCGATTCCCCCTTTGCCCTGCGCCAGTTCGAGCAATTCCTCGAAACCCTGCCCAGCGATGTCTTCCGCGCCAAGGGGCTGCTGTGGTTCCAGGAAAGTCCCAATAAGCATATTTTTCAGCTCAGCGGCAAACGCTGCACCCTTGATGTCGAACCCTGGCATAGCGCGGTTCCTGGCAACCAGATTGTCTTCATTGGTCGCCACCTAGACGCGGACGACCTGCGCCAGCAGTTAGCCGTCTGTCAGGCAAAACCCATCAGCGGCTGA
- a CDS encoding metal ABC transporter permease has product MPSLTNTLELFQLPFMQRALMGGILTGLMGGLMGSFTILRQLSFFSDALGHSALLGISLGLLLGLSPGSLLLPFAVLFALGVAYLLERTRLWTDALLNIVYSSSLAIGVILLTFVGQYRGGINSILFGDILAVRPNNLVVGAVLLVVCVAFVGLTLRSQILLTLHEPLAIARGISASAHRTTFIVLLALVVGTSIQAIGVLLISAFVVIPACAARLLSRTFTGYVILSSLLGALGAVLGMVLSAVFNLPSGPAIVTMQLAIFLLAIVIPRSKLSAV; this is encoded by the coding sequence ATGCCCTCCCTCACCAACACCCTCGAACTCTTCCAGCTTCCCTTTATGCAGCGAGCCCTCATGGGCGGTATCCTCACTGGGCTGATGGGTGGGCTAATGGGCAGTTTCACGATTCTGCGGCAGCTCTCGTTTTTTAGCGATGCCCTGGGCCATTCGGCGCTGCTGGGGATTAGTCTGGGGCTGCTGTTGGGCCTTAGTCCTGGGTCGTTGCTGCTGCCCTTCGCGGTGTTGTTTGCCCTGGGGGTGGCCTATTTGCTAGAGCGTACTCGGCTGTGGACGGATGCGCTGTTGAATATTGTCTACTCGTCGTCCTTGGCGATTGGAGTGATTTTGCTGACCTTTGTGGGGCAGTATCGAGGCGGCATCAACAGTATTTTGTTTGGCGATATTTTGGCGGTGCGACCGAACAATTTGGTGGTGGGTGCGGTGCTGCTGGTGGTGTGTGTGGCGTTTGTGGGGCTAACTCTGCGATCCCAGATTCTCCTCACCCTGCACGAGCCTCTGGCCATTGCACGGGGGATCTCTGCCTCGGCCCACCGCACGACCTTTATTGTGCTGCTGGCCCTGGTGGTGGGCACCTCCATTCAGGCCATTGGTGTACTGCTGATTAGTGCCTTTGTGGTTATCCCCGCCTGTGCCGCCCGATTGCTCAGCCGCACCTTTACGGGCTATGTCATCTTGTCATCCCTGTTGGGAGCTTTGGGGGCGGTACTGGGGATGGTGTTGTCTGCTGTGTTTAACTTGCCCTCTGGCCCTGCCATTGTGACCATGCAGCTCGCCATTTTTCTGCTAGCGATTGTCATTCCTCGCAGTAAATTATCGGCGGTATAA